Part of the Myxococcales bacterium genome is shown below.
CCCAAAGCCCGATGAACAGTTCGTCGGGCCGGCGATGACGGCCGCAGCCCAGCGCTCGCGGCCGCCCTTCACCGCGTCGAGGGCGCTCACGTAATCGTCGACCGCTGCGTAACCCGGCGTGCCGGGCGGGCACGTGTCGTCTTTGATCGTGAAGTCGTTGTCGGTTCGCGAGCAGTCATCTTCATCGGTCAGGATCATGACGCCGAGCAGCGCGTCGTCGCGCAAGAAGCCCGCGTTGGCGCTGTCTCCCATGCGCGTCGTTACAGCGAGCCGAAGCGACTCGAGGGGCATCTCGAGCGCCGGCCCGCCGGCCCCGACGTTGGCGACGCAAGAGAAGTTCGATGACAGATCGGGCTCCCCGCGCTCGAGCCACGTGTGGCTCATCGAACAAGCGCGACGGAAGCGGCCGTCGTCGCCTTTGTCGTTCACATCGAGCGTCGGCAAGGGAGGCATGCCGGGCAGCTCGGGGGTCATCTTGTAGCGCGCGCTCCGGCCCGTGGTGGTGACGGCGATGCGGTAGTCGAGCTGGGCGCCCGACGCCGTCGTGTATTGGTCGAGGCGTTGCGTCAGGACGGCGAAGTTGGCGGCGAGGTTCGCCTGCTCCTCCTTCATGGACCCGGAGTTGTCGACGACGAGGAGGATGTCCATCTTGGAGCACGCGTCGTCGGGTAAGACGGAAGCGCTCGGCGAAACGACGACGGGCGCCGCTCCTCCGGCGTCAGGGGAGGCCGGGAGTGCGTCGCGCTGGTCGGCGCCGCAGGCGAATGCGAAGGCCGCGAGGAGCGGAGCCGCGAGGGCAGGACTTCGAGACATGGTGGGCGCGGCGTAGCAAAGGCCCCGGCAGACGCCAACGGACCATTGGGTCTCACGCCGCGCTTGGGAGGAGACACGCCGCAAAGTGGCGTAAAACCCGCGCCAGTTGCCGCTAGCGCGGGGCCACCGGCGGCGGCTTGCTCGACGTCTGGCGTCGCTCCGCGCGCGAGCGCGGATGCCGGATGTCCTTGCCGCGCGCCATGAAGACCACGAGCTCGGCGAGGTTGGTCGTGTGGTCGGCGATCCGCTCCAGGTATTTGGCGATCGATTGGGCCCGCGTGCATCGGTAGATGTTGCGCGGGTTCTCCATCATGTAGGTCAATAGCTCGCGGAAAATCTGGGCGTAATAGGCATCGACCGTCGAGTCCCGTTCGATGACCTCTTGGGCCCGGTCGGCGTCGCCCTCCACGAACGCGTCGAGCGCCTCGCGAAGCATGGCCTGCGTGGCCTCCGCCATGTCGGAGAGGTTCGTGTACGGCTGGAGCGGCGGCTCTTCGTTGAGCTCGCGGACGCGTTCGCAGATGTTGACCGTCGAGTCGCCGATGCGTTCGATGTCGGTCGTGAGCTTGAGCGCCGTGGTGATGAAGCGGAGGTCTGACGCGACCGGCTGGCGACGCGCGAGGATGCGAAGGCATCGCTCGTCGATCTCCACCTCGAGCCGATTGATCTCTCGATCGCGCTCCATCGTTCGTTCGGCGAGCTCGCTGTCGCGATCAATGAGGGCCTTCATGGCCGAGACCAACATCTCTTCGACCTTGGAGCCCATGAGGATGAGGCGCTCTCGAAGGGTTCGGAGCTCGGCTTCGTATTGGAGGTCGGTATGGCTCTTCACGACGTGGTCCTCATCATCACCCAAATCGGCCGGTGATGTACTCCTCGGTTCGCTGATTCGACGGCTTGGTGAAGAGGGTGTCGGTCGTGTCGTATTCGACGAGCTCGCCCATGTAGAAGAACGCCGTGAAGTCGCTCACGCGAGCCGCCTGCTGCATGCTGTGGGTCACGATGACGATCGTGTAGGTCGCCTTGAGCTCGTAGATGAGCTCCTCGATCTTCGTTGTCGCGATGGGATCGAGCGCCGAACACGGCTCGTCCATCAAGAGGACCTCGGGCTCGAGGGCGAGGGCGCGAGCGATGCACAGGCGCTGCTGCTGGCCGCCGGAGAGGCTCGTCCCGGACCTGTCGAGGCGGTCTTTGACCTCGTCCCAGAGCGCCGCTTGCCGGAGCGCCTTTTCGACGCGCGGCTTGGCGTCTGTGACTTTCATGCCGTTCAGCCGGAGGCCCGCCAGCACGTTGTCGGCGATCGACATGGTCGGGAACGGGTTCGGCTTCTGAAACACCATGCCGACGCGGCGCCGCACCTGTACCGGATCGGTGCCGCGCTCGTAGATGTCCTTGCCGTCGAGCAAGACGCGCCCTTTGGTGTGCGCGCCGTCGGTGACCTCATGCATCCGATTCAAGCACCGCACGAAGGTCGACTTGCCGCAGCCTGAGGGACCGATGACCGCGGTGACGCGCCGTTCTCGAATGCTGAGGCTCACGCGCTTGAGAGCCTCCGTTGGCCCGAAGAACGCCGAGAGGTGCTCCGAGCTCATCTTCTCGGGGAACTCATCGGCGGCGGCCAGAGGCGGAATCGGCGTGAGGTAGGTCGCCACGCGCGACGACGACGGAACGGAGGACTCGGACGCTTCTTCTTGCATGATCAACGGCTCACACGGTGTCGAACGAGGAGGCGCGAGAGTATGTTCAAGCCAAGCACGAACGCGATGAGGACCAGGGCCGCGGCCCACGCTTGCTGGTGCCAGTCGTCGTAGGGCGCGACGGAATACTGGAATATTTGCACCGTGAGCGTCGACGTCGGCTGGTCGATGCCTTCGGGCCAGTTGCGGTTGTTCGCCGAGGTGAAGAGCAGCGGCGCCGTCTCGCCGGTGCCGCGCGCCACGGCCAACATGATGCCCGTCACAATGCCTGGTAGCGCCGTCCGCACGACGACACGCAAGACGGTGCGCCAACGCGGCACGCCCAGCGCTAGGGCCGCCTCTCGGAGCGCGTTGGGGACGAGCTTCATGAGCTCTTCCGTCGTTCGGGCGATGGTCGGCAACATCAAGATCGCGATGGCGATGGAGCCGGCGATGGCCGACTGCCGCTTCATGGGAATGACGACGACGGCGTAGACGAACATGCCGACGACGATGGACGGCACACCGGAGAGGACGTCGGCGGTGAAGCGAACGGCGTAGCCGAGGCGACTCTTGCCGTACTCCGCGAGGTAGACCCCCGCCAAGATCCCGGCGGGGATCGCCATCGCGCACGCCATGGCGACGATGGTGACGGTGCCGACGATGGCGTTTGCGACGCCGCCGCCGAGCTCGCCGACGGGCTTGGGCAAGTGCGTGAGGAAGTCGAGGCTGAGCCCCTTGATGCCTTCGCGGCCGACGAAGAGCAGGATGCTGATGAGCGGGATCATGGCGCACAGCGTCGCCACCAGGCACGCCCAGCGGAGCACGACGTCGAGCGTCTTGCGGGTGCGGTAGCTCGCCACGCTAGCTCCTCGCCCCTTCCGGCAAGCGCCCCACGCGCCAGACGAGGAGGCGAGCCACCACGTTGAGCACGAAGGTCACGGCAAAGAGCAAGAGCCCGATCGTCGTGAGCGCCGTGAGATGAGCCCCCGAGGCGGCTTCTGCGTACTCGTTCGCGATGACGCTCGCCATCGTGTAGCTGGGCGCAAAGAGCGACGCGGAGATGTCGGCGCGGTTGCCGATGATCATCGTGACGGCCATGGTCTCGCCGAGGGCTCGGCCGAGGCCGAGCATCGTGGCGCCGACCATGCCGGAGCGCGCAAACGGCAAGACGACCTGCGATATCGCCTCGACGCGTGTGGCGCCGAGGGCCAACGCGTTCTCTTTCAAGATCCCCGGCACCGCTACGAGGACTTCGCGCATGACCGACGAGATGGTCGGCAGGATCATGATGGCGAGGATGACGCCCGCCGTGAGCATGCCGTAGCCGAGGTGCGGGCCTTGAAAGAGCGGAAGGAAGCCCAGCGTGCTCTCGAGCTTCGGCTGCACCGTCTCACGCATCCACGGCGCGAGAATGAAGATGCCCCACAGGCCGTAGACGACGCTGGGAACGGCCGCGAGCAGCTCGACGACGAAGCCCAAGGGACGTCGGATGCGGGGCGGCGCGAGCTCCGTCAGGTAGACCGCGATGCCGAGCGCCACGGGAACGGCCAAGAGGAGCGCCAAGAACGACGAGACCAAGGTCCCGAAGACGAACGGCGCCGCGCCGAAGCTCTCGCGCACCGGGTCCCAGTCGGTGCGCCAGAGGAACGCGATGCCGAAGCGGCTGAAGCCGCTCCGTGCGTCCGACGCCAAGGAGAGGATGATCCACGCGATGAGTACGATGAGCAAAATGCCGAAGGCCGCGGTGACTCGTCGGAAGATCGAGTCGCCGCGGCTCGGGCGCGGGCCGCTCTCCGCAGGGGGAGCGGCCGCGTGAGCGGTGCTGGTCGTGTTCACGGTCGGGCTGCGCCGGTCACTTGCCGACGAGGAGCGCCTTTCCTTCGGCCTTAAGTAGCTTCACCTTGGCCTCGGCTTTGGCGACGACGGGAGCCGGGAGCTTGCCGTAGTGGAGCGCTTCGGCGTGCTCTTGCCCTTCGTGGAGACCCCACCAGAGGTAGTTGGCGAGCGCTTGGCCCTTCTGCGCGTTCGCGTTTTCTTCGTAGACGAGGACATAGGAAAACGCGGCGATGGGGTACGCCGCCTCGCCGGGTGCGTTGGTGATGGAGACGCGAAGGTCGTCCGGCATCTTGTCGGCGACGCTGGCAGCGGCGGCGGTGACCGATGCGAGGGCCGCGTCGGTGAACTTGCCTGCCTGGTTCTTGAGTGACGCCGTGGCGAGGTTATTTTGCTTGGCGTAGGCGAGCTCGACGTAGCCGATGGAGCCGGGCGTCGACTTCACGCTTCCCGTCACGCCTTCGTTGCCCTTGCTCGAGATTCCGGCGGGCCACTTGACGCTCTTGCCAGCGCCGACCTTGTCTTTCCACGCGGGGCTGACCTTCGCGAGGTAGTCGGTGAACACCGCCGTCGTGCCGCTTCCGTCGGAGCGGGCCACCACCGTGATGTTGGTGGCGGGAAGCTTCGCGTCGGGGTTGTCCGCCACGAGCTTCGGGTCGTTCCACTTCTTGATCTCCCCCATGAAGACGCCCGTGAGCGCCTCGGGCGTTAGCTTGATGGCGGCCTTGGCATCGGGGACGTTGTACGTCACGACGACGGCGCCGAGGGTCATCGGCACGTGGTGCAGCTTGCCCTTCGCCTTGGCGAGTTCTTCGTCGCTCATGGGCGCGTCGCTGGCGCCGAAGTCGACGGTCTGGTCGGTGATCTGCTTGATGCCGGCGCCGGAGCCCACCGACTGGTAGTTGACCTTCACCTGGGGGTTCGCCTTGCCGAACTCGGAGATCCACTTCGAGTAGAGCGGGAACGGGAAGGTGGCGCCTGCGCCGTTTAGGCTGACGGTGTCGCTCTTGGGGGCGACGGCGACGGTCGTCGACGCGCTGCTGGAGGGGGTCGCGGAGCTCGAGTCGCTGCCTTTGCAGCCCATCACGAGGAGGCCAGCAGCAACGAGGACGGTGGAGGCGTTTCGCATGCGCGCACAAGTACGCGGCGAATGTGACGATTGGGTGACAGCAGCGTGAAATGGCGGCGATTGAAGGGGTCGAGGGCTTCGTGAGTCGTCCCGCCTGGCAGGGCTGCCTCGGTCCCCTCTCCCCCGCGGCCTTCCCCAACCGATCTTTTTCCGCGTGCCTGGCTTTCGCTACATTGGCGCCGGTGTCCGGCCAGCTTCTCCACCACGGCGACGACGCGCCGGAGCGGTGCGCCTTTTGCGGAAAGGAGGCGGCGGGCCCGTGCGCCACGTGTCAGCGCTCTGTGTGCGGCGATTGCTGCACCTTGACCGAAGGGGGCGTTCGGACGTGGGCCATCTGCCTCGAGTGCGATCGCACGAAAGGGCGGTCCCTCAGCCGCGGATGGGCCGGACTCCTCCGGTTCATCGGCGCGATCTTGGCCGGGCTCTTCGCCGTCGTTGTCTTGCTCGCGTGGCTCTCGGGGCGCTGAAAGCCGCCGGCTGCACGGCGACGCCGCTTGTGGGCGCCCGCGCAACTCGCGAACCTGAGCGCGTGGCGAAATCGCGGGCCAGAAGGCGCTTGACGGAGCGAGTGAGACGCGAGGCGCCGGCACCTACGGCTCGACGCCCGCGATGACCCAGATGCCGTTGTTCCCCTTGCCGTTCCCTGCCGCGATGAAGAGATCGGCGGCGCTGGTTGGCGTGCGACGCGCGACGACGAGGTCTTGGGCCCCGGGCAGGTTGGCGAGCTTGGTGGCCACGCCGGTGCTTGGTATGACCTCGAAGACGTCCCCTTCGATGTTCGTCACGTAGTGATGCGTGGCGCCCAACGCGATGCCCACGAGGGGGGTCCCGGGAGGGATGTTGTAGAGGGGCACCGCGGAGACGGAAAGGGTGGCGGCGAAGGTGACCTTGTGAACTGTGGCTCCCTCGGAGAAGTAGGCGACGCCGCTGTGATCCGACTCGAGGTAGCTGTTGGCGTTCGGCGTGGGGAACGGCGAAGGGCTTGCGCTAACGGGAACGTTCAGCCCCTTGTCCAAAGGATTCGCCAGGAAGGCGTTCGCCGCGATCCCGACGAGCAATGGGACGCCCCCCGAACTATCCGCCACGTCGACCGAAAAGGCGCCACCACTTGCACAACCGCGAGTCCTGAGCGAGGCCCACGTGGGCGAGTAGACCGTCACGCAGGTCGGTCCATTCTGAACGTCCGCGACGAAAGTCTCGGCACCGAACACCGCGATGCCGCGAAAGGTGTCGGATGGCACCCGCCGCTGGAAGGACGACGCGGGACCGGCGGAGGCCAGCGCGCTCCACGACTCGCCAAAGGCCCCCTGGTCGGTCGTCCAATAGAGTCCGTCGCCGTCGGCGGCGACACCAAAGGCGGGCGAAGGCGTGGTGACGAGGTGCTGCGGCAACGCGTAACGCGGCGGTGGGGGAACCGACGTCCGGTCCGGGGCTGCGTCCGCTGACGCTTCGGCGCCCGCGTCGACACCGGTGAGCAAGCGCGCGTCGCACTCTTGGGTGGTGCTGCAAAACGCTGGGTCGTCGACATCGGCGGTGACGCATCGCCCGTCGACGCACGTTCGGTCCTCCGCGCACTTGATGCCGATGCACGCCGACGACAAGCGAACCCGCAGCTCGAGCGGCTCGTGAGGCACGAAGCGCAGGCGGCGGCGGGCCACGATGCACCCGGCGAAATCGGCTGCGGCGCACGCGTTGAGAGGCGAGGTCGCGCCGGCCACGACGGAGATCGAGACCACGTCGTCGCGTTTGCCGCTGGGCGCGATGACCAAAGAGCCGATCGTCCGAAGGGGGCCAGCGCCGCTGCAGTCGCGCGTGATCGTCACGGGGTCGTCGGTCGGCGCCCCTCCGATGATGGCGGTACCACCGTGGCCAACGAGCTTGTCGCAGTCGACGTCGGTGTCGACCTGGAGCGTGATCTGCGTGGGCTCGCGGCATGCGCTGGCGCCCGCGCCGAGCGCCGCCGCGATTAAGAGCAGGACCGGTGCGCGCACGAGCCAAGCGCGAGTTCCCTGCGAGCGGCGAGCCGGCACTTCGCGGATTGTACTGTATGCTGGAGCCGTGCGCCGCTCGCTCGTCGCCTTCGCAGTGGGTGCGCTCGCGGGCTGCGGCTTCCTCGTAGACACGGGCGGCCTCGCGGGCGAGGGCGCCGCGCAAGACGCAGGCGCCGAAGGGGCCCGGGTCGTCGAACCCGCGCTCGACGCATCCGCTCCGCTGGAGGCGTCGACACAGCGTTTTTGCGATCGGGCCCCACACGCCTTCTGCGCCGATTTCGAGGGCGCCGTGTTTCGCGACGGGTGGACCTCTGACAGCCAGGAACTCGGCGGCGCCCTGTCGCTCGTGAATCCGACCCCGGCACACCCCACCCAGGCCCTGCTCGCGAAGATGCCCCGACGCGAGACGGCCAAGGGGTCCGCTGCGCTGCGAAAAACGTTCGACATGCCGTGGCGACGCGTCGTCATGAACTTCGACGTCTACGTGGAGCGGCCTCTATTCCTGACTGGCGACCGCAACGCCGGGCTTGTTTGTTTCGCCTTCTACGCGGGGAGCCAGCTCGGCGGACTGTGCGTGTCCGTTGCAGGCGACTACGTCGCGTTCGGCGTCGACAAGCCGCCACTTCGGTACGACACCTGGCTGCACGCGACCTTCGACGTGGATCCCATCGGCAAGCTCGCGCGGGCCGAGATCGACGGCGTCGTCTTCCAGAGTCACTTTTCACCGCCCGCTACTGGCGAAGCTCAGCGAATGGAGATCGAACTGGGCGTGCTGGGCTACAACGTGCCGGCGCCGGCCTTCGCGGTCACCTACGACGACATCACCATCGACTTGCCGTAGGCGCTCGAGCGGCGCCCACGGCGGCCTTGCATGTGGCCGCCGCAACGTCTCAGTCGAACTGGCAAACCTGCTGCTTGCACACGAGACCGGCGGGGCAATCGCTCGGGTCGTCGCAAGGCCATTGGAACGCATTGGGGTAACAAGTGTTGCCCATGCAATGCGCACCCGCGCCGCAATCGACGTCGGCGCCGCACGCGGACCCGCAGAAGAGGATCACCAAGCCCGGTCGATCGGCCTCCCCTGCTGCGCGCGCCTGGCGCCGAGGCTCCCTGCGCGCGGCGATGTCGCCGTTCACGCTGGTCGACGTGCCACCGCTCAAGGCGCGCGCAAGGAACCCAGAGCCACCGCCTCCGCTCCCGCAGCCCGCGGCGCTGGCATAACTGGCACCGCCCCCGCCGCCGAACCAGCCGGCCCCGCCCCCGCCGCCGCCCGCGGGGTGCGCCGCTGCGCCGCCGCCCGGGCTCGGTCCGCCGCCACCAACCCCGCCGATGGATGGGCCGCCGGCGGACGCTGGCGTGCCGACGCCTTCACCGAGGCCCGGCGCGCCGCCGGCGCTCGGCCCCCCGGCCCCTCCCCCAGCGGCGCCGCTGTTGTTGCCGTCGCCGGCTCGTCCGCTCGAACCGCCGCCCGCGCCGCCTTGGGCCTTCGCGCACGCGCCGCCGCCACCGCCCGCGACGAACCACAGCCCCGCGTCGCCAAGACTCGCGATCGCGCTCATGCCTCCGCCCGCCGCACCGGCGATCGAGCCAACGCCGCCGGCCCCTCCACCTCCGGGAGCGCCGACCGTCACGCGAACCGTGCGCTCGCCCAGCGCGAGGGTCCCATAGGTGTATCCTGCAACGCCGCCACGCCGATTCTGATCCACGCTGCCGCCGCCGGCGCCCCAGAGCTTGGCCGTCGCGTGCACGCACGTGGGGTCGAAGTTGACGTCGTAGGTGCCCGGCTCGAAGAGCTCCAGTTCGAGCCCGTTGGCCTTCACCTCGATGCTCGCGTCAACGCCTCCGTCGCCGGCACCGTCGGGGGGAAGGACCACTTCCGCGACGTCCGCGAGCACGGCCTCGGGCCCCGCGTCAACGGGCTCCGTGCGAACGCCATCCGAGACGCCGTCCCACCCGAACACGAGCGAACACGCCGAAGCGCCCAAGAGTGACGCGGCAAGCGCGAGCCGCCTCATTGGGAAGCGCTCATGGCGGAATCGTCCCTCATCCGTGCATAATAGCCCGACCCGCCATGGCCGACTTCGACGCGATCACGGAGCAGATGCTCGTGGGAGCCGCGCACGCTCCCGTTCGAGGGCAAGGTGTGGAGCTCGCCTTCGTCGAGGGCCCCAACCGGGGGGCCGTCGTGCGCATCGCGGAGCTGGCGCATCGTCGCGCGCTCGTCGGCTCGAGCGCTGCCTGCGAGATTCGCCTCGACGATCGGACGGTGTCGCGCCGGCACGCCTCGCTGGAGCTCGAGGAAGGCGGTCTTCGCGTCCTTGACCTCGGCTCGAGAAACGGCGTCTACGTCGGAGGCGTACGGGTTCGCGACGCCCTGCTGATCTCGGGCAACGAGTTCGTCGTCGGCGCCACGCGGATTCGCGTCGCCATCGGCGGCGAAGAGCGCGACATCGCCGCGTGGCAAACGGGCAAGTTCGGCCGCGTGCTCGGCGCGAGCCCTGCCATGCGCCGGCTTTATCCGGTGCTCGAGCGCCTCGCCAGCCAGTCGACGCCCGCGCTCATCGAAGGCGAGGCGGGCACCGGCAAAGAGCTGCTCGCCGAGTCGATTCACGAGGCGAGCCCCACGCCCGACGCGCCCTTCGTCGTCTTCGAGCCCGCCAGCGTGGCGCCCGAAGCCATCGAGCAGGAGCTCTTCGGCCTTCGCGGCGACGTCCACGGCGCAGGCGGTCTCATCCAAGCGGCGCGCGGGGGAACCTTGTTCTTGGACGAGGTCTCCGATCTCCCGACGCCGAGCCAACTGAAGCTCCTGCGGGTCCTCGAGCACGACGCCCGCGGCTCGAACGCGGGCGGCACGCCGCGCGTTCGGATCATCGCCTCGACGCGCCGCGATCTCGACCGCGAGGTTCAAGATCGCCGCTTTCGCGAGGATCTGCTGACGGCGCTCGCCACCGTGCGCGTCGAGCTTCCTCCGTTGCGCAAGCGCACCGGCGACATCGCCTTGCTCACGCACCACTTCTGGGCCGCGCTCGGCGGCGCCCCCGGCGAGCTCCCCGCCAATCTCGTCCAGCGCTTCGAGCAACACGAGTGGCCCGGCAACGTCCGCGAGCTTCAAGCGGCCGTCGGACGCGCCATCGTCACGGGAGAGCGCGACGTGGGCGCCAAGAAACGCGGCGCCGGTGGTGGCGCCGACGCCATCGCCGAGCTCATCGACCGAGGCCTCCCGTTGCCGCGCGCGCGCCAAGAGATCGTGCTGGAGCTCGAGCGCCGCTACACGCAAGCGATGCTCGATCGCCACGGCGGGAGCGTCGGCAAGGCGGCGGCGGCGAGCGGCATCGGGCGGCGGTATTTCCAGGCGATCCGCGCCAAGAAGTGACGTACCGAGACGCGGGGCCCGCCTCACTCGCCGCGTCCCTGAGGTTGGTGGGCGGGCTGGGTCAGGTGAACGGCCAGCGCGCCGGCGAGGGCCAACGCGCCGACGACGAGCGAAACGTCGGCGACGATGAACTGCGTCCGAATCCTCGACTCTTCGCCGGGCGGACACGTCGGCGCGCAGCGTTCGCGCGCGTCGGCGCGGTCCACGAGGCCGTGGATACCGAAGCCGGCAAACGAGCCGAGCGCGAGGACGCCGACCCCTGCCAGCGGCCACGCCCACGAACGCGGCGACTGAAGCGACGTCGATGGCGCGGAGCTCGACTCCTCGAGCGTCAGGAGCACGGGCCGGTTTCGCTCTCCGACGCGGACGACGATGGACGTCGAGGCGGGCTGGTACCCGGGGCTCTCGATGTGGAGCTGGTGCACGCCGGGATCAAGCTCGAGCGCGGCGCCGGCGTTCGTCGCGACGGGCTTTCCGTCGATGCGAATCGAGAGGGCCACGATGTCACTCCCGTCGAGGCGGCGGGCGCCTGGGACGATGCTCGGAAGCTCGCGAAGGACGGCGGCCTCGCTCTCGGTGCAATCGGCGCGAACCAGCGCGGGGCATGTGGAGCGCGAGCAGACTACGAACTGGCCGCGCGCTTCACGGAGCGCGCCGCGGTCTCTTAGATCTTGCCCCCGATGGAACGCGTCGAGACACTGATCGGTCGTCTGCGCCGAGGCGGCGCGCGAGGCGAGGCCAACGGCCGACGCGACAACCGAAGCGACGACGATTCGCGCGGCGATTCGTTGGCGCATACCCGCCGCGAAGCGTACCAGAGGGCCGGGCGCGAGCGCGCCCGCTCTCCGTGGCCACATCGGCACCGACGTGGGTGTGGGCGGGCGGGTGCGGGCTGGTTGTCACGCGCCCAGAGGGCGATACTTCGCTTCTCCCCATGGACGCCGCTGGCACGCCCACCAAGTCTGAGCCGCCGTACCGGCGCCTTGGAAAGTACGAGGTGTTTGGAGCGTTCGCGCAGGGCGGCATGGCGTCGGTCCACGTCGCGCGCATACGAGGCCCCTCCGGCTTCGCGAAGCTCGTGGCCGTCAAGGAGGTGAACCGGGCCTTCGCCGCGAGCGCGCGGCACGCGAAGATGCTCCTCGCCGAAGCCCGCCTCGGCGCGCGGATTCGAAGCCCCTACGCGATTCCCATCCTCGACGTCGTGCAAGAGGGCGATCAGCTTTGCATCGTCATGGAGCTCGTGCGCGGCGTATCGCTGAACGAGCTCATCCTGGCGGCGTCGGCGCGCCGCACGCGGATCGCCCCGGCCATCGTGTCGGCGATGCTCTCGGACGCCCTCCGCGGCCTTCACGCGGCGCACGAAGCGACGGGCGAGAACGGCCGCCCGCTGCAGATCATCCACCGCGATGTATCGCCGCAGAACTTGCTCGTGGGCGCCGACGGCATGACGCGCGTGCTCGACTTCGGCGTGGCCAAGGGCCTCGGCTCCGAGGGTGTTTCTCAAGTCGGCGAGGTCAAAGGAAAGATCGGCTACATGCCGCCAGAGCAGCTCACCGGCCACGTGACGCGGCAGTCGGACATCTACGCGGCGGGCGTCGTCTTGTGGGAGGCGCTCGTGGCGGCTCGGCTGCGCAAGAAGGCTGAGAAGTCGGCCATCGCGGCGATCGTGCAGACGGAGGCGATCGCGCCGAGCGCTGCCGGCGCCGAGGTCTCTGTGGCCGTCGACGACGTCGTGATGACCGCGCTCTCGCAAGACCCGAAGCGGCGCTTCGGCACCGCCGAGGCGATGGCCATCGCGCTCGAAGAGGCGTGTCCCCCCGCGTCCCGCGACGAGGTCGCCCGACTCGTCGAAGATTATGGCTTTGAGTCGCTCCAGAAGCTCGACGAGCTCACCCGCGCGTGCGAGTCCGCGTCGGTCGGTGACGCGGTGCGCGAAGCGGTCGCGGCGCCCAGCGCCGAGGCCGACGCCGCGGCCACGACGGCGGTGGTGCGGCGCTCGCCACCGTGGCTTTGGCCCGCCGTCCCCGTCGTGGCCCTCGCGTTCATCGGCAGCGCGCTTGTCGCGAAGTCGCAACGGGCAGCGCCACCTCGCGCCACGGAGTCGCGGCCCACGGAATCGATGCCCGTCGTCACGGCGCTAGCTCTTCCGGTGGGCGACGCCGACGGTGCGGCCCCCGCCGCCCGCTCCTTCGTCACCGATGCGGGCACCGATGCCTTCGGCTTCCGCGACCACCCCTGCGAGCGCGTCGCCGCCAGCGACGCTCCCAACGGCGCCGCCCAGCAGGGGCGTCGTGCGCCCCGCTCCGGTGGTGAAGCCCAGCTGTTCGCCGCCCTTCGAGTACGACGCGAACGGACG
Proteins encoded:
- the phoU gene encoding phosphate signaling complex protein PhoU, which encodes MGSKVEEMLVSAMKALIDRDSELAERTMERDREINRLEVEIDERCLRILARRQPVASDLRFITTALKLTTDIERIGDSTVNICERVRELNEEPPLQPYTNLSDMAEATQAMLREALDAFVEGDADRAQEVIERDSTVDAYYAQIFRELLTYMMENPRNIYRCTRAQSIAKYLERIADHTTNLAELVVFMARGKDIRHPRSRAERRQTSSKPPPVAPR
- the pstB gene encoding phosphate ABC transporter ATP-binding protein, translating into MSSEHLSAFFGPTEALKRVSLSIRERRVTAVIGPSGCGKSTFVRCLNRMHEVTDGAHTKGRVLLDGKDIYERGTDPVQVRRRVGMVFQKPNPFPTMSIADNVLAGLRLNGMKVTDAKPRVEKALRQAALWDEVKDRLDRSGTSLSGGQQQRLCIARALALEPEVLLMDEPCSALDPIATTKIEELIYELKATYTIVIVTHSMQQAARVSDFTAFFYMGELVEYDTTDTLFTKPSNQRTEEYITGRFG
- the pstA gene encoding phosphate ABC transporter permease PstA translates to MASYRTRKTLDVVLRWACLVATLCAMIPLISILLFVGREGIKGLSLDFLTHLPKPVGELGGGVANAIVGTVTIVAMACAMAIPAGILAGVYLAEYGKSRLGYAVRFTADVLSGVPSIVVGMFVYAVVVIPMKRQSAIAGSIAIAILMLPTIARTTEELMKLVPNALREAALALGVPRWRTVLRVVVRTALPGIVTGIMLAVARGTGETAPLLFTSANNRNWPEGIDQPTSTLTVQIFQYSVAPYDDWHQQAWAAALVLIAFVLGLNILSRLLVRHRVSR
- the pstC gene encoding phosphate ABC transporter permease subunit PstC; amino-acid sequence: MNTTSTAHAAAPPAESGPRPSRGDSIFRRVTAAFGILLIVLIAWIILSLASDARSGFSRFGIAFLWRTDWDPVRESFGAAPFVFGTLVSSFLALLLAVPVALGIAVYLTELAPPRIRRPLGFVVELLAAVPSVVYGLWGIFILAPWMRETVQPKLESTLGFLPLFQGPHLGYGMLTAGVILAIMILPTISSVMREVLVAVPGILKENALALGATRVEAISQVVLPFARSGMVGATMLGLGRALGETMAVTMIIGNRADISASLFAPSYTMASVIANEYAEAASGAHLTALTTIGLLLFAVTFVLNVVARLLVWRVGRLPEGARS
- the pstS gene encoding phosphate ABC transporter substrate-binding protein PstS; translation: MRNASTVLVAAGLLVMGCKGSDSSSATPSSSASTTVAVAPKSDTVSLNGAGATFPFPLYSKWISEFGKANPQVKVNYQSVGSGAGIKQITDQTVDFGASDAPMSDEELAKAKGKLHHVPMTLGAVVVTYNVPDAKAAIKLTPEALTGVFMGEIKKWNDPKLVADNPDAKLPATNITVVARSDGSGTTAVFTDYLAKVSPAWKDKVGAGKSVKWPAGISSKGNEGVTGSVKSTPGSIGYVELAYAKQNNLATASLKNQAGKFTDAALASVTAAAASVADKMPDDLRVSITNAPGEAAYPIAAFSYVLVYEENANAQKGQALANYLWWGLHEGQEHAEALHYGKLPAPVVAKAEAKVKLLKAEGKALLVGK
- a CDS encoding sigma 54-dependent Fis family transcriptional regulator, yielding MADFDAITEQMLVGAAHAPVRGQGVELAFVEGPNRGAVVRIAELAHRRALVGSSAACEIRLDDRTVSRRHASLELEEGGLRVLDLGSRNGVYVGGVRVRDALLISGNEFVVGATRIRVAIGGEERDIAAWQTGKFGRVLGASPAMRRLYPVLERLASQSTPALIEGEAGTGKELLAESIHEASPTPDAPFVVFEPASVAPEAIEQELFGLRGDVHGAGGLIQAARGGTLFLDEVSDLPTPSQLKLLRVLEHDARGSNAGGTPRVRIIASTRRDLDREVQDRRFREDLLTALATVRVELPPLRKRTGDIALLTHHFWAALGGAPGELPANLVQRFEQHEWPGNVRELQAAVGRAIVTGERDVGAKKRGAGGGADAIAELIDRGLPLPRARQEIVLELERRYTQAMLDRHGGSVGKAAAASGIGRRYFQAIRAKK
- a CDS encoding PEGA domain-containing protein, whose protein sequence is MRQRIAARIVVASVVASAVGLASRAASAQTTDQCLDAFHRGQDLRDRGALREARGQFVVCSRSTCPALVRADCTESEAAVLRELPSIVPGARRLDGSDIVALSIRIDGKPVATNAGAALELDPGVHQLHIESPGYQPASTSIVVRVGERNRPVLLTLEESSSAPSTSLQSPRSWAWPLAGVGVLALGSFAGFGIHGLVDRADARERCAPTCPPGEESRIRTQFIVADVSLVVGALALAGALAVHLTQPAHQPQGRGE